The nucleotide window TTGGCCTGACTGGCGCGACCGGCGCCAAAGGCGACACTGGTGATACCGGAGCTCAGGGTCCGCAAGGGATCCAGGGTGAAGTTGGTTCCCAAGGTATTCAGGGTGAAATTGGTCCTCAAGGCCCCGTCGGCCAGACCGGGGCCACCGGCCCCAAAGGCGACACCGGCGATACCGGAGCTCAGGGTCTGCAGGGCATCCAAGGTGAAATCGGCCCCCAGGGCCCGATTGGCCTGACTGGCGCGACCGGCCCCAAAGGCGACACTGGTGATACTGGACCTCAGGGTCCGCAAGGGATCCAGGGGGAAGTTGGACCGCAGGGTGAGCAAGGTCTGACCGGTGCCACTGGTGCGAAAGGTGACCAAGGCGATATCGGCCCTCAGGGCCTGCAGGGCATCCAAGGTGAAATTGGTNNNNNTCAAGGCCCGATTGGCCTGACTGGCGCGACCGGCGCCAAAGGCGACACTGGTGATACCGGAGCTCAGGGTCCGCAAGGGATCCAGGGTGAAGTTGGTCCCCAAGGCCCCGTCGGCCTGACCGGCGCCAAAGGTGATACCGGCGACCAGGGCCCCATCGGTCCGCAAGGCCCCCAGGGTGAGGTCGGCCTCAGTTGGCTTGGCGATTGGAACGAAGGGGTTTCCTATTCGGCCAATGCCGGTGTTCTTTACAACGGTAACTCATATATCGCCCTTGCTCAAAGCATCGGCGCTTTTCCCGACACCAGTCCTGATGAATGGGGAATGCTGGCGGCTAAAGGTGCTGATGGTGCCGATGGTGCTGATGGTGCTGATGGTGCTGATGGTGCTGATGGTGCTGATGGTGTAGAGGGTCCCGTTGGTCCTCAGGGCGAGCAGGGTCTTCCCGGCGCCGACGGCGCATCTGGTAACGACGGCNCAGGGCCTTCCCGGTGAAAGCGGGGTTGCGACCCAGGCTGAGGTTTTGGCGAAGATTGCCGAGCAGGCTGATGGGGCGGTTTTGACTGTTCAGCAGGGCGCCACCGAAGCGACGACCACGAATAAGCTGGATATAAAAGATGCAGCAGGAAACAGTAAATTCGTCGTCCAGGCAAGTGGAGCGGTTGGAATCGGCACCGATACACCCGGGGCGGCGATGGAGACCGTTTCCAGTGGCTTCCCGGTGGGATCATTTGTTCGCACTACGAGTCTTACCGGCGGACCACTATCCAGTAAAAGCGGAATCTCTAGCGGGTACAGCCTGCGGACCAAAACCAGTGGCAACATGGGGGACGGTTTTGGCGGCGGAATTGTGCTGAGTTCTCAGGATAATACCTCGTCCAGTTCTTACACCTCCGGAGTTATGGCGAGGCTTTACGCGCGGCGTGACGGGGGCGACAGCAATGGTGCCCTTCAGTTTTTCACCACAGGATATAATGCGGATTCACCGACTATGACCTTGAGGAATTCGGGTTACGTTGGCATCGGCACCGTGGATCCAACCCAGATGCTGGACGTTAGTGGAAACGTCAAAGCCACCACTTTTATTGGTGATGGCTCGCAGTTGACCAACTTGCCGTCGGGTGGTTCATGGGGGGGGATCACTGGATCCCTATCCGACCAGGTCGACCTGAAAACAGCTCTTGATGCAAAGGCTGGCGTTGTGGCATTTTCCACCGGTATGAACGGTCTGGTGCCTGGACCGACCTCTCAGTTAGGTAACTGTCTCAAGGATGATGGGACTTGGGGGGATTGTGGAAGCGGTTCCAGTCAGTGGACCATGACTGGAAGTGACATCTCCTACGATATCGGCAATGTTGGCATTGGTACGGATTCCCCCGGGGCGGCAATGGAGACCGTTTCCAGTGGCTTCCCCGTGGGATCATTTGTTCGCACTACGAGTCTTACCGGCGGGGCACTATCCAGTAAAAGCGGAATCGCTAGTGGGTACAGCCTGCGCACTAAAACCAGTGGCAACATGGGGGACGGTTTTGGCGGCGGAATTGTGCTGAGTTCGCAGGACAATACCTCGTCCAGTTCTTACACCGCCGGAGTTATGGCGAGGATTTACGCGCGGCGTGACGGAGGCGACAGCAATGGTGCCCTTCAGTTTTTCACCACAGGAGATAATGCGGACGCACCGACGATGACCTTGAGAAATTCTGGCCATGTCGGTATTGGGACAACCGCTCCAGTTCAGATGTTGGATGTGAATGGTGCGATAAAGATTGGGGCAGACCCTGAGCAAACAACATGTGACGACTCGACCCGTGGTACAGTTCGTTTTGTCAATGGCGGACTAAGCGATGATGCCGTTGAGGTTTGCGGAAAGTTTGGGGGGGCGTTTCTTTGGAAATCTATCGTTCAGTAGTTAAATAAATGCATGTTTTTGATTTGAGCCCTCAAAGACTTTTCTCTGCGAGGGCTTTTTTCTCTTTCCAGTAGGGGCTTTTTGTGATGCGATTGATGGATTGTTGCTGTTTGAGATGGCTCAAGCTTACCATGGACGCCAGGGACGACATGTCAGCCAGGTCAATTCCCCTCCGGTGAAAGGTTGGAAGAATTTCGGCAGCAGCAGGGTTTGGCCTTTTCAGCGCAATATGTATAAGAAAGCTTGCAATGGGGCCTTGGAACGGATTAAAATAATGTCGTGCAGGTGGTTTTTGCCCTCTTTTTCTGGAGATAAGGGGTGTCAGGTTGGTTTCCGTTGTTTTGTTTTTTTGCTTTCAGTTTCTTTCGTGTCTAATGTTGGCACTTGGGCCTGGTCGGGTTGAATCAATGGATTGCAGTGTCTGATAGGGCAGGGAGGGTGATCTGATTCATGACACCTGATAAAATCTTCCATAATAGGTCCATTTTTTAGGTCCATTTTTTCGACGTAAGGCAAGTTGGTGCTTGATGGTCAGGTTGATTGCAGACTGGCCGTGGGCAATGAGTAGTTAGTGCCAAAAACCAACATTAGGTGAGAAAGAGGGAGGCTCTAATGGAAAAGCTTGGGTCGGGCAAAAAGATCGGATTGTGTTTGTTTTTGGCGGTGCTAGTTTATGCCGTGGTTTCGGCAGGATCCGTCGTCGTGGCCTTGGAAAGTGATCGTGTTGTGATCGAGGACGATCTTGGAAATACCACTTTTAAGGTCACGTCCGAAGGGAGAGTAGACGGTCTCTCAATGACGCTGAGCCAGGCACAAGGCGAGAGCGAAGAGTCCACAAAGTTCTCTCTTGAGAATTCCTCTGGGACAACTGTCATGAACATCAATGCCAAGGGGAATATGGGCATTGGTGAACCTGCCAGTCTCACGGTTCCCGTGGTGACTAGGGGAAGTACTTTTCCGGTTGGGTTTTTTGCCCGAACAACCTCTCTTACCGGAGGATCGTTTGATGGGTATTCAGGCATAGCCAGCGGGTATAGCCTGCGGACAAAAACCAGTGGAAACATGCAGGATGGGTTCGGGGGGGGGATTTTGCTGAGTGTTCAGGATAATACCTCTTCGTCTGGCTATACTCAAGGAACTATGGCAAGGATTTATGCGCGTCGTGATGGAAGTGACACTAATGGCGCGCTGCAATTTTTCACAAAAGGAACAAATGCATCTTCACCGACGATGACCCTGAGAAGCTCGGGAAATGTTGGGATCGGGACGAGCGCTCCGGCGGCTGAACTTGAAGTCGATGGTGGGATGCGGTTGAATCCTGTTGATGCCAGCAAACCGACTTGTGACCCCAGTGCACGGGGGACCTTTTGGGTGACTCAGGGCGAAACGGATGATGTCGTGGAGGTCTGTGTTATGGTTAGCGGCGCTCTGCAATGGAAACCCGTCTGGTAAAAAAGAGTGGGTTGTTCAAGGTCGGTCAATGCCGGTAAGTCAAGGCGAAACATCAGGTTTGATTGGTCACCCGTGGGCTGAAATCTAGATTGGCGGATTTTGCAAACCGGGTAGCTGCAAAGGCGAGTCAGTTAAACAATGCCAGGGCAAGAAAGTTAACCCTGGAGGTGTGAATCCCTTTACTTTTTTGAAGCAACAAAGCTATGTTTATTTTGTTTTGTTAATGACTTAGGCGGTTGTGTCCGGTTGTCTAGTCCTTGGTCTTGTTGACATGTCTTGTTTTCGAAAAAAGTAGATTGTGTTCATTGGGGCAAACAATAAGAATCCTTTGTTGTTTGCCCCAATCGCTATCTGGGGTGGATGAATTGATAATGGAAAACTCCTTTTGGGCGAGTGGGCGGATTGCTTTAGTTTTTTTATCAAGGTCGTGAGTTTTTAAAGCAACTTGTCGTTGCTTGTGGATGAATTCTATGAAATTTTCAGTAGTTATTCCAGTCTATAATAGTGAAAAATCACTTGAAGAATTGTACGCTCGGCTTAGGTCTGTCTTTAAGGGTATGGGTAATGATTTTGAAGTGATTTTTGTAAACGATTGCAGCCACGATAGAAGCTATGAAATTTTAGAGAAAATATATCGTGAAAATATAAACATAAAAATTGTCGATTTTTTTAAAAACTATGGCCAGCAAAATGCCCTCCTTTGCGGGTTTGGATACTGTGAGGGGGACTATGTTGTCACGATTGACGATGATCTTCAGAACCCTCCAGAGGAAATCCCTAAACTATATGAAAAATTGGCAGAAGGGTACGATGCTGTATTCGGTTGTTATCGGGACAAGAAAGACAAGTCGTATAAAAATTTCGGGAGTTATCTGATAAGAAAAATAAATCACAACGTATTTAACATAAAAGATGATTTAAAATTTTCTAGTTTTAGAGTTATTAGGAAAGAGGTTGTTGATCAAATAAAAAACACGAGAACAATATATCCTTATATTTCCGGGATGTTGATGTCTGTAACCAGCAAAGTTGCAAATGTGTATATCCAGCATGAAAAAAGAAAATACGGAGAATCAAACTACACTTTGGGTAAGTTGATTTCTCTTTCATATAACTTGATTATCAACTATTCATCTCTCCCTTTGAAGGCTATTAGTGTCCTGGGTCTGGCCGTTTCCTGTCTTTCGTTTCTGGTAGGAATGATTTTCGTTGTAAAGAAATTGCTTTTAGGGCAGGCCCCTGCTGGATGGACAAGCCTAATCGTCTTGATGTCCCTTTTTAATTCTATCATTCTTGTGATTTTATTTGTGTTTGGTGAATATTTGTCCAGAATTTTAAAAGAAGTTTCTGGGCACAAGCAATTTACGGTCAAAGAGGTTTTGAAGTGAAAAAGAGGCTGATTGTTGTTGGGGGACATGGCAGTGGTGAAATTGCCATGTCTGTTTTTCAGGAAGTAAACAGTCTCACAAATGAATGGATCATTGAAGGGTTTTTGAACGATATCGTTGATCCGGGCAATTGCCTGGGGAAGTACAAGGTGATTGGGCCTACAGACGCTATTCTGGACTACGTCAACAAAGGTTACCATATACACTACACCCTTCACTTTAATGCAAAAAACAAAGAACAGAGAGTTGATAAGTTCAAATCTTTAAACATCCCCCTTGAGGCAAATGCCACGGTAGTACACCCCAGGGCGCACATTGATCCCTCCACGGAAATCGGGTTCGGGACGATGATCTGTGCCAATGCGAGCACCTCCTTCGGTCCCAAAATTGGGAATTTTGTTCACGTCTATACCAATGGTTTTGTGGGGCATGATTCAACGGTCGGCGATTATGCCACGGTTGCGGCACATTCTGTTATCGGTGGCAGGATAGATATCGACACGGGCGCCCATATAGGGCTTAACTCGTGTATCAGGGAGGATCTGCGCATTGGGAAATTCGCTATCGTGGGAATGGGGGCAGTGGTTACCAAGCCTGTCGAAGATTACGCGATAGTTGCCGGAAACCCAGCCAAGGTCATTGGTTCGGTTAAGTAGGTCTTCGAAAGATAGTCAATCAGGAGTAATAAAGATGAGCCGCCTTCCCTATCGACGCACCCTTGATCAGTTCACCGTTGGTGAGACTCTCGACCATTGGCCGCATAAGACGGTCACTGAGAGCGACAACAATCTGTTTTGCCTGCTGACACTAAACCATCATCCAGTCCACAGTGACGCGGTCTATGCTGGGGGGACCCAGCACGGGAAGTTGCTCGTGGTTGGAACTTACGTGCTCAGCACGGTCGTTGGGATGACCGTCCCGGAGATCTCGGGCGCTGCGATAGCAAATCTCGAGTACGAAAAGGTGGTTCACAACGGCCCCGTTTTTATCGGCGATACCATCCGGGCGGAAACGGAGGTCCTTGATGTCATCCCCTCTAAAACCAAATCCGATCGTGGGGTCCTTTATGTTGAGACCCGTGCCTTTAACCAGAGAGAAGAAAAGATTCTGACCTTTCGGCGCCGGATTTTGCTGCCTTTAAGCAAATGAGAACCCGTACTTTTATATAGGAGTTCGTTATGGCCAAACCATATGATGGGGACTGGGTGCTGCGCACGTTGCTTTTTCTTCCCGGGCATGTCGAAAAGATGGTTCACAAGGCTGCCTCCTCCGGCGCCGACTGTGTCGTTCTGGACCTGGAGGACGCCGTGCCCCACGACCAGAAAGAGGCTGCGCGTCAGAGTATTCGCGGCTTTTTGGGGGAGGGGCTTTTTGAAAACAGGACCGTTTTCGTGCGGATCAATCCAATCAGTTCGGGGCTTACGTTGCGCGACCTTGACGGTGTGGCCTGTGAGGAGCTGCATGGTTTCGTTTACCCGATGGCTCACACGGCGGACGACATAAAGAAATTTGACGCCCAGCTCAGTTTGATTGAGAGCAATCTCGAACTGCCGAAAGGCCACTTTTCTCTGATCGTCCTCATTGAGACGCCCCTTGCGGTCCTCAATGCATACGAGATAGCTACTGCGTCCGATCGTGTGGTGGGTCTGCTGTTTGGATGCGAAGATTACATGGCGGATATGCAGGCCCGCTATGCCGAATTGGACATGCCCCTGCACACCCCGCGCAGCATGGTGGCCATGGCATCCCGGGCCGCTGGGGTGGAGCCGATCGATACTCCGTACGTGCGTGTTCACGATTTGGCCGGGCTGGAGACCTTTGCTTCGAGGGCGCGGGATATTGGTATGGCGGGGATGCTGGTCATGACTCCCCGGCAGATTGACGTTGCCAACGAGATTTATACGCAGACGGACAGGGAGATCGCCGACAGTCGCGAGATTGTCGATGCGGCTGAGAATGCCCGGAAGGAGGGCCGCAGCATTGTGGTGGTTAACGACAAGTTTGTTTCACCGCCGACCCTTAAGCAAGCGAAGAAGGTTCTGGAGCGGGTCGGAGCGATAGAGGAATTGGTCCGGGTGACCCAAAAAGAGACCGTTTTACTTTTGACAATCAATGTTTAGCCCTGACGGCTATCGAATATGCATCTCCTTTTTTTGTCTCTAATTTTCAGATCCCTTGCATCGATATGCGCGAAGCAGGCGGCCTTGACCAGTCTTGGCGAGGGCCTTTGGGGGATTCTTTTCAACCCCTGGCTTTTTTCGGAAATCGTCATGCTGGCATTGCAGGCCGTCATGTGGTCTCTGGTTCTGAGGCGGATGCCCATTACTCTTGCATACCCTTTCATGAGCTTGGTGATTGTTTTTAACCTGTTGGCCGCATGGCTCCTTTTTGGGGAAACAATATCATTGCAGAATTTGGGTGGGGCTTTCTTTATCGTTTGCGGCATTCTGGTTATGTCGGTGAAGAAAAGAACGGTAGCATAAATAGATGTTACTTGAGTTTGGCCACGAAATCAGCTTAGGGTTGGCAGTTGCTTTTACGATAGTATCTCAAATGCTATTGAGGCTTGGCTCAAAAAAAAAGCAAAAGGCGGTCGATGTTTTTTTTAACTGGCACACATTTTTTGGCTACTTGATATTTCTAGTTGTCATTGTTCTTGTCGTTTTTGCCATGCAAAAATTGCCACTTAAGACAGTTACCGCATGGAATTCTGTCACCTTTTTTCTTGTTCCGCTGTCCGGTTTTGTCTTTCTTGGTGACCCCTTTTCAAGAAAGATGCAATTTGGCTCTGTTTTAATCCTTATTGGGGTTCTTGTTTTCAATTTGTGATCATTTGGTTTTTATAGTTTTCGCATTTTTCATGACATCTCAAGGGTTGGGTTAGATATATGGCGATCCCTTTTAATAAACCGTTTGTTGTGGGCAAGGAACTCTTCTACATCTCCCAGGCGGTCCTAGAGGGCAATCTGGCAGGAGACGGCCGGTTTACAAAACTTTGCCATCGATGGATGGAGGAAAGGTTTGGCGCGCGCAAGGTCCTTCTGTCGACCTCTTGTACCGCCGCACTTGAGATGTGCGCAATCCTCGCCGATATTGGCCCCGGGGACGAGGTTATTATGCCCTCTTACACCTTTGTCTCCACGGCCAACGCTTTTGTTTTGCGAGGTGCAAGCATCAAGTTTGTTGACATCCGCAAAGACACTTTGAATATCGACGAAACTCTCATCGAAGCGGCCATCACCGATCGCACCAAGGCAATTGTGCCCGTCCACTATGCGGGTGTCGGGTGTGAGATGGACACCATCATGGAGATCGCCGAAAGGCACAATCTGCTGGTCATCGAGGATGCAGCCCAGGGGGTCAATGCCACCTACAAGGGCCGTTACCTTGGGACAATAGGTCATCTGGGTACCTACAGTTTTCATGAAACAAAGAATTTCATCAGTGGAGAGGGCGGAGCTTTGGTCATCAATGATGACCGTTTCCTCGAACGGGCCGAAATAATCCGTGAGAAGGGGACCAACCGAAGTCAGTTCTTCCGGGGCGAGGTAGACAAATACACCTGGGTCGATGTGGGCTCTTCCTACCTGCCGTCGGAGATGATCGCCGCATTTCTCTATGCCCAGCTGGAAGAGGCCGAAGCCATCACCAGCAAACGGTTGTCCATTGTCGGATATTATTCCCAAAAGTTCGGCCCCCTGCAGGAGCAGGGCCTTGCGCGGCTGCCTTTCTGCTCCGGGGACGTCTGCCACAACGCCCACATGTTTTACCTCCTCCTGTCGACGGCACGGCAGCGGGACGAACTGCTCGCATATCTGAAGAACCAGGGCGTTGGCGCTGTCTTTCATTATGTTCCTCTGCACACTTCCCCCATGGGTCGGGAGATGGGGTACGAGGAAGGCGACCTGCCCTTGACTGAAGATTTGAGCTCGCGCATTCTGCGGCTCCCCTGCTATTTCGACCTGACCCGGGAAGAGCAGGACCGGGTGGTGGGCCATGTGTTTGGGTTCTTAGGGCAAGGAAAGGGCCGCCTCTCCGACGCGGCTTTGTTCTCGGCGAGTCAGGAGGTTTCTTAGGGGCGGGAAACCCTCTTGGCCAGTCATGAAGGGCAATGCTCTGGTTTTTTCGCCCCTACTCACAAATTCTGCGGAAGGGGCTGGTTTAAAACCTAACGAGGATGTAGAAAAACTATCTTTCCAGATTCAACCTCATCCCTTTTGCCCCCCCCCAGTCCAAACCCACCCGTTCAACCCTGAACACCTTATTATTGCTATTTCGCTGATTTATACCGGCAGGGCCTATCCTGCGGCGTTCTTTGGTCTTTTCCTCATCTTGTGCCGCAATCCGTATCGTTGGGTCTTGAAGATGTTGTGCAGCATCGTCATCAGTTTTCACTGGCCGTTGACCTTCTCCCGGTTCCGCAAAGAGAAACGTCTGGGCTAGGGTTTCGCGAATGTTTCCGAAAACCGGTTCGACGATGATTATTTCTCTGCCGCGAAACCGCGGGATGGCATGGGGAAAAGAGCCTTGCGGTTTGGAGGAAGGGTGGTTTAAAATGAGGGTTGATTTTACATGGTTTTATTCCTTTTAGGGGTTGCCATAACTGCTTAATAAACAGAGCAAAGTTTGTCATCATGAACCTGTTTCACTTTTTCTCACTAGTCAACACGCAAGCCAGGATGGCATTGAAGGCCGAGGCCTCAAAGTTTGTTCTGAGTTACCTTTGGTGGGTTATCGAACCATTGCTCTTTGTTCTTATCTATTACCTTGTCTTTGAGGTTTTGCTCGGTAGGGGGCGGGACGATTTTCTGCTGTTCCTGATCTGCGGGAAAATCCCATACCTGTGGTTCCAGAAGGGTGTGGTCTCCGCTTCCAATAGCATTGTTCAGAATAAAGGGTTGATCAACCAGGTTGAGATGCCCAAAGCCCTGTTCCCCTACGCCTCTGTTCAAGAAGCAATGTATAAGCAGTGGGTGGTGTTTCTTGTTCTGTTTGGCGTGGTCACGTTCTATGGGTTCCGTCCGGAACTCAATTGGCTCTGGTTGGCTCCTGTCGTCATCGTTCAGTATGCCCTGATCCTGGCATGTTCCCTGCTGGGAGCTTTATGCGTTAGTTTTTATGGTGACTTTAGAATGGTCATCAATATGGGGATGCTGTTTCTGATGTTCTCATCAGGCCTTTTCTGGGACGTGAATGACATTGCCGATCCTGCGACCCGCGACCTGTTGTTTGCCTGCAATCCACTCGCTTTCCTGATCGATGCATACCGACAGGTATTGATGGGCCGGACCGTGTATGACCTGGAGCACATGGCGGTTCTCGCTGGTGTGATTGCGGTCGCTTTGCTCATTATGCATATCGTTTTACACAAGATGAGCAGAATCATAGCAGCGCGGGTTGTGAACTCTTGAGCACTCTGTCGAAGAACATTCTTGAAGCACATGATCTGGCGCTTCGCTACAGGAGTCGTTCGGGCTTGTTCAAAAGATTCGAACACACGGCCCTGAAAGGCGTTTCCTTTGAACTCAAGCGGGGGGAAACCCTCGGAATTCTGGGGCGCAACGGCTGTGGCAAGAGCACTCTGCTGCGCCTCCTGGCAGGCATCATCAAGCCGACATCAGGGACTATCGTCTGCGATAAACAAGTCAGGCGCGCCCTGTTGATTCTTGGGCTCGGTTTTCGGCCGGATCTCACGGGTCGTGATAATGCTCTGTTAAGCGCCATGCTCCAGGGATCGAGCCGAAAGCAAGCCCTTGCCGCGTTGCCGGGCATCCACAAATTCTCCGAACTTAGGGAGTTCTTCGATCAACCGGTCAAGACCTATTCGGCGGGCATGCGCGCCAGGCTGAGTTTCGCCACGGCGATAGAGACCGAAGTGGATGTGTTGCTGCTCGATGAGGTGCTCAGTGTTGGGGATGCGCATTTCAAAAAGAAGGCTGAAAAAGTAATGCTTAAGAAAATTGAAAGCGAGCAGACGGTTGTTTTCGTTTCTCATAGTGCTGCAGAGGTCAACAGATTGTGTGACCGGGCGCTGTGGCTGGAAGATGGAGTCGTGAAAAGTGAGGGCGATGTCAAAACGGTCTCCGACCAGTATGGTGAGTTCATAGAGGGCTTAAATGCAAAAAATGGTAAGTAGACAGATCTGCGTAGTTTAGTTTTTCGTGGCTGTGTTGTGTTGAAAGTCCAAAGACCGATATACGTATAACGATTAGGATGCTTTCAATGTGTATTTTCATGACAGGGGGATGTTGTGAGCCAGGTAAACAGTACGGATGCCAGAGACAGGACTCTTGAGTTGCCGAATTCCCGCCATGCCATTCATGCCATTCAACCGCTTGCCCAGCGCTCCATGTTCTGGCGGCCGGCTTACCTTCAAGATTCCGCATGGCTGGAGCAAATCCCGATAGCCTTCTGGCTTGTTGAAGCCCACAAACCAGGGGTGTTTGTTGAATTGGGCACTTGCTCGGGCGTCTCTTACTTCGCATTCTGCCAGGCCGTGGAAAAACTCGGGCTTGACACCCGCTGTTTCGCCATTGACCCCTGGAAGGGTGAAGAACAGACCGGTGGCGACGACGAAAGCGTTTTCCGCCAGGTGCAGGCGTACAACGATGTGCAATACTCCGGCTTTTCCCGTCTTGTACGCAGCACGTTCGACGGGGCGTTGCCCCACTTTTCCGATGGCTCGATCGACCTGTTGCACATTGGCGGGTCTCAGAGTCTCGAAGCCGTCCGCCACGACTTCGAAAGCTGGTTGCCGAAACTTTCTGATCGGGCCGTGGTGCTCTTGCATGACACCCATGTGGGCGAGGGCTCGTCCGGCGTGTCTCTGTTTTTCAAGGAACTGAAAAAGAAGTACCCCGCTTTCGAGTTCGTCCATGGTCGCGGCCTGGGGATCCTCAGTATTGGCTCCGACCAGTCCGGCCTGGTTCAGGGGCTCTTTCGGGCGACTGAAAGTCAGTCCGCCCTGCGAGCCGTAAACGACGTCTTCTCCAGGCTGGGGCGGGCCTGCGCAGACACCTTCCGGGTCGGTCAGCAGCAGGAGCATGCCCGCCTGCTCAGGGCGGAGGTGGATAAGCGGCAAAAGGAGCTGGACGAAATCAGGCAGACCCTCGATGAGACGAGGACCGATCTCGGCGCCCGCTCCAGGGAGCTGGCTGATACGAGCGCCCAAATGCATAAACAGTTGGCCCAGCACGAAATCGAGCGGGGGCGGCTGGCCGAGCGGGTCAATCTGCTGCAGGAGATCCGCACGGAGCTCAAAGGGGAGGTAACCCGGCAGCAGAAGCACATCGAAACCATGGCCAGCGCCGGGGCCGATAACGGCCGTCAACCGAGTGGGTTCTCCGGGCGGGTCACGGAACGAAGGGAAACTGACGGACTCATAAAGGAGAAGGACCGCCAGATTGCTGAGCTCACAGACGAATTGAAAGGGCTGAAATCAGAGATTGCCCGGCGTGAC belongs to Desulfuromonas sp. and includes:
- a CDS encoding glycosyltransferase family 2 protein translates to MKFSVVIPVYNSEKSLEELYARLRSVFKGMGNDFEVIFVNDCSHDRSYEILEKIYRENINIKIVDFFKNYGQQNALLCGFGYCEGDYVVTIDDDLQNPPEEIPKLYEKLAEGYDAVFGCYRDKKDKSYKNFGSYLIRKINHNVFNIKDDLKFSSFRVIRKEVVDQIKNTRTIYPYISGMLMSVTSKVANVYIQHEKRKYGESNYTLGKLISLSYNLIINYSSLPLKAISVLGLAVSCLSFLVGMIFVVKKLLLGQAPAGWTSLIVLMSLFNSIILVILFVFGEYLSRILKEVSGHKQFTVKEVLK
- a CDS encoding MaoC family dehydratase, whose product is MSRLPYRRTLDQFTVGETLDHWPHKTVTESDNNLFCLLTLNHHPVHSDAVYAGGTQHGKLLVVGTYVLSTVVGMTVPEISGAAIANLEYEKVVHNGPVFIGDTIRAETEVLDVIPSKTKSDRGVLYVETRAFNQREEKILTFRRRILLPLSK
- a CDS encoding CoA ester lyase; the encoded protein is MAKPYDGDWVLRTLLFLPGHVEKMVHKAASSGADCVVLDLEDAVPHDQKEAARQSIRGFLGEGLFENRTVFVRINPISSGLTLRDLDGVACEELHGFVYPMAHTADDIKKFDAQLSLIESNLELPKGHFSLIVLIETPLAVLNAYEIATASDRVVGLLFGCEDYMADMQARYAELDMPLHTPRSMVAMASRAAGVEPIDTPYVRVHDLAGLETFASRARDIGMAGMLVMTPRQIDVANEIYTQTDREIADSREIVDAAENARKEGRSIVVVNDKFVSPPTLKQAKKVLERVGAIEELVRVTQKETVLLLTINV
- a CDS encoding EamA family transporter, whose translation is MTSLGEGLWGILFNPWLFSEIVMLALQAVMWSLVLRRMPITLAYPFMSLVIVFNLLAAWLLFGETISLQNLGGAFFIVCGILVMSVKKRTVA
- the rffA gene encoding dTDP-4-amino-4,6-dideoxygalactose transaminase; translated protein: MAIPFNKPFVVGKELFYISQAVLEGNLAGDGRFTKLCHRWMEERFGARKVLLSTSCTAALEMCAILADIGPGDEVIMPSYTFVSTANAFVLRGASIKFVDIRKDTLNIDETLIEAAITDRTKAIVPVHYAGVGCEMDTIMEIAERHNLLVIEDAAQGVNATYKGRYLGTIGHLGTYSFHETKNFISGEGGALVINDDRFLERAEIIREKGTNRSQFFRGEVDKYTWVDVGSSYLPSEMIAAFLYAQLEEAEAITSKRLSIVGYYSQKFGPLQEQGLARLPFCSGDVCHNAHMFYLLLSTARQRDELLAYLKNQGVGAVFHYVPLHTSPMGREMGYEEGDLPLTEDLSSRILRLPCYFDLTREEQDRVVGHVFGFLGQGKGRLSDAALFSASQEVS
- a CDS encoding ABC transporter permease, translating into MNLFHFFSLVNTQARMALKAEASKFVLSYLWWVIEPLLFVLIYYLVFEVLLGRGRDDFLLFLICGKIPYLWFQKGVVSASNSIVQNKGLINQVEMPKALFPYASVQEAMYKQWVVFLVLFGVVTFYGFRPELNWLWLAPVVIVQYALILACSLLGALCVSFYGDFRMVINMGMLFLMFSSGLFWDVNDIADPATRDLLFACNPLAFLIDAYRQVLMGRTVYDLEHMAVLAGVIAVALLIMHIVLHKMSRIIAARVVNS
- a CDS encoding ABC transporter ATP-binding protein, with the translated sequence MFKRFEHTALKGVSFELKRGETLGILGRNGCGKSTLLRLLAGIIKPTSGTIVCDKQVRRALLILGLGFRPDLTGRDNALLSAMLQGSSRKQALAALPGIHKFSELREFFDQPVKTYSAGMRARLSFATAIETEVDVLLLDEVLSVGDAHFKKKAEKVMLKKIESEQTVVFVSHSAAEVNRLCDRALWLEDGVVKSEGDVKTVSDQYGEFIEGLNAKNGK